The following proteins are encoded in a genomic region of Gimesia algae:
- a CDS encoding peptidylprolyl isomerase, producing the protein MPSIAGFDFELIFRRKQSGMFISLRSVLIVSSLALLTYSPAPGSLSAAEQAPAAKDTTKILVTVNGHPVTQADLDFATLTRRMAGDLKPTPAKILESLINQRLIQDFLADKKITVPAEILDQSVSRVRALMQKTGNDPDQVLSKMNFTPEKLRAAIELPLAWNIYASSQITPEKIQHYFKEHQEELDGTRIEASHILLKPEDPSNQESVDKTKAQLTDIRKQILEGKLTFTEAAAQYSTAPSKQEGGKLVMSAYRGKMPLILTQNIFPLQEGSISKPFQTPFGIHIARLNKKHPGQFSLEDVRGEIYRSLSRALWEKTIQSLRNSAKIDWKIDRPS; encoded by the coding sequence ATGCCCAGCATAGCCGGTTTTGATTTCGAATTGATTTTTCGCAGGAAGCAATCTGGAATGTTTATCTCTCTCCGCTCCGTTCTTATCGTCAGCTCGCTGGCTCTCCTGACCTACTCCCCTGCACCCGGCTCACTTTCAGCCGCCGAACAGGCTCCCGCAGCAAAAGACACAACAAAAATTCTGGTCACGGTAAACGGTCATCCAGTCACTCAGGCGGATCTGGATTTCGCGACGCTCACCCGTAGAATGGCCGGCGATCTGAAACCAACCCCTGCAAAAATTCTGGAAAGCCTGATCAACCAGCGGCTGATCCAGGACTTTCTGGCAGATAAGAAAATCACAGTCCCCGCTGAAATCCTCGATCAGAGTGTGTCCCGCGTCCGAGCACTCATGCAGAAAACAGGCAATGATCCGGATCAGGTCCTGTCTAAAATGAACTTCACGCCGGAAAAACTGCGTGCTGCCATCGAACTGCCACTCGCATGGAACATCTATGCCAGCAGTCAGATCACACCGGAAAAAATCCAGCACTACTTCAAAGAGCATCAAGAAGAATTAGATGGCACCCGGATCGAAGCCAGCCATATCTTATTAAAACCGGAAGATCCGTCGAATCAGGAATCCGTCGACAAAACCAAAGCACAGCTTACAGACATTCGTAAACAGATCCTCGAGGGAAAACTCACATTTACAGAAGCAGCGGCACAATACTCAACAGCCCCCAGCAAACAGGAGGGGGGTAAACTGGTCATGTCCGCCTACCGGGGCAAAATGCCTTTGATCTTAACTCAAAATATCTTTCCACTCCAGGAAGGCTCCATCAGCAAACCCTTTCAAACTCCGTTCGGCATTCACATCGCCCGACTCAATAAGAAACATCCCGGACAGTTCAGTCTGGAAGATGTCCGCGGTGAAATCTATCGCAGCCTCTCACGCGCCCTCTGGGAGAAAACGATTCAGTCATTACGCAACTCTGCCAAAATCGACTGGAAAATCGATCGCCCCAGCTGA
- a CDS encoding succinylglutamate desuccinylase/aspartoacylase family protein has protein sequence MSEQSLFQTVIIEGNQPGPHLLILGGIHGDEYEPMAAVRKLITSIDNTRLTGKVTLVPVVNEPAYERTSRTGPDNLDLARTFPGSPEGTITEQIASQATQLIQSADYLIDLHTGGVISNLAPFSGYTLHSDPAIRDTQRRMALALNLPVAWGTSANLDGRSLSAARDLGVPAIYAEWGGGSGCNQAAVTGYTSGCLSVMTELQMLEYSIERKPVLHHIEDDRSESGHLQLQNNAPETGFFEPAVNLMDLVQAGDPLGTITSVTGDQVTTVSAKQTGVILGLRTLPYVEQNEWLAVILETERH, from the coding sequence ATGTCAGAGCAGAGCCTGTTTCAAACAGTTATAATCGAAGGCAATCAGCCCGGTCCTCATCTGCTGATCCTGGGTGGTATTCACGGTGATGAATATGAGCCGATGGCTGCGGTTCGCAAATTGATCACAAGCATCGATAACACCAGATTGACCGGCAAAGTCACCCTCGTCCCTGTAGTCAATGAACCCGCTTACGAACGGACCAGCCGAACAGGACCGGACAACCTGGACCTGGCCCGCACGTTTCCCGGATCGCCGGAAGGCACCATTACCGAACAGATCGCCAGCCAGGCGACGCAACTCATTCAGTCGGCCGACTACCTGATTGATCTGCATACGGGGGGCGTGATTTCCAACCTGGCCCCCTTCTCCGGTTACACGCTTCACTCCGATCCCGCGATCCGCGATACACAGCGCAGGATGGCGCTGGCACTGAACCTTCCTGTGGCCTGGGGAACCTCAGCCAATCTGGATGGTCGCTCGCTTTCCGCAGCCCGCGACCTGGGTGTCCCCGCCATCTATGCAGAATGGGGTGGCGGTAGTGGCTGTAATCAGGCAGCCGTCACAGGCTACACGTCAGGCTGTCTCTCCGTGATGACGGAACTGCAGATGCTGGAGTATTCAATCGAACGAAAACCGGTTCTGCATCACATTGAAGACGACCGCAGCGAGAGCGGACATCTGCAGCTGCAAAACAATGCTCCAGAAACAGGCTTCTTTGAGCCTGCCGTAAACCTGATGGATCTGGTACAGGCCGGCGACCCACTGGGAACCATCACCTCCGTCACCGGCGATCAGGTTACGACTGTTTCAGCAAAACAGACCGGCGTGATCCTCGGGCTCCGCACATTACCTTACGTCGAACAAAACGAATGGCTGGCAGTCATTCTGGAAACAGAACGCCATTAA
- a CDS encoding SDR family NAD(P)-dependent oxidoreductase: MNQRPVAMITGAAGGIGGETAVRFAEQGYDCVLLALPGDDLQPVTSRIEQAGGQFLTCLGDLSDLKYAQSAVDQCISNWGRIDVLVNNAAWREITSMRKIELASWEKTLRVCLTAPAFLSRWCAEHMEARRRGVIINVSSIQSQMAAGISPGYVAAKGGLDSLTYELATLYGPSGIRVLCVNPGAIDTAMGKYDTTQKQESGTDPVRQSTQDMIPLRRWAQPEEIARVIAMLASDDASYLTGTSITVDGGWKQQCSPYSIKHQQLPSEFPED, from the coding sequence ATGAATCAACGCCCCGTAGCCATGATCACCGGCGCCGCAGGAGGTATCGGCGGCGAAACAGCGGTTCGCTTTGCCGAACAGGGATATGACTGCGTACTGTTGGCGCTCCCCGGAGACGACCTGCAGCCTGTCACCAGCCGTATTGAACAGGCCGGAGGCCAGTTCCTGACCTGTCTCGGCGATCTTTCCGATCTGAAGTATGCACAATCCGCCGTCGATCAATGTATCTCAAACTGGGGACGCATTGATGTACTCGTCAATAATGCTGCCTGGCGCGAAATTACCAGCATGCGAAAAATCGAACTCGCCAGCTGGGAAAAAACCCTGCGTGTCTGTCTGACGGCACCCGCGTTTCTCTCCCGCTGGTGCGCTGAACATATGGAAGCTCGGCGGCGTGGCGTGATCATCAATGTTTCCAGCATCCAGTCACAGATGGCAGCCGGCATCAGCCCTGGCTATGTCGCCGCCAAAGGCGGTCTGGACTCACTCACTTATGAATTGGCAACCTTGTATGGACCATCCGGAATTCGAGTCCTCTGCGTCAATCCCGGTGCCATCGACACGGCTATGGGAAAATATGACACCACTCAAAAACAGGAGTCAGGCACAGATCCAGTTCGACAAAGCACACAAGACATGATTCCACTCCGTCGCTGGGCACAACCGGAAGAAATCGCACGCGTCATCGCCATGCTGGCCAGTGATGATGCCAGCTACCTCACCGGAACATCCATCACCGTCGATGGCGGCTGGAAACAGCAGTGCAGCCCCTACTCGATCAAACACCAGCAACTCCCTTCGGAATTTCCCGAAGACTAA
- a CDS encoding N-acetylglucosamine kinase — MNLQSKQLVLGIDGGGSTTRAALAVVAETFEFHVAGRGTAGASNFNSSVWEVATEQVQLAIQRAFESAGTEPHRVAAVCLGMSGAGRTAEQQAWMRWAKESGVAEQASVVTDAETVLAAGTPEGRGVALIAGTGSLAFGTNAAGQVARAGGWGYLLGDEGSGYQITLAALRGIARAVDGRGPDTRLQPAFLEALDLNDPRALIGWLYHTERERSEIAGLSHLVFEAAEQGDALARTILQQAIFELRDLVQSVVSQLSFSSSDYALALTGGVLLHQRDFRVSLLERLREQELQPTTIECVDDASLGAVRLAIKGLQAE; from the coding sequence ATGAATCTGCAGTCAAAACAACTGGTGCTGGGGATCGACGGAGGGGGCTCTACCACCCGCGCTGCGCTGGCGGTGGTTGCGGAAACGTTTGAGTTTCATGTTGCGGGTCGTGGAACTGCGGGGGCTTCGAACTTCAATTCCAGTGTCTGGGAAGTTGCGACGGAACAGGTTCAACTGGCGATCCAACGAGCGTTTGAGTCAGCGGGAACAGAACCGCATCGGGTTGCTGCGGTCTGTCTGGGGATGTCGGGAGCGGGGCGAACTGCAGAGCAACAGGCCTGGATGCGTTGGGCTAAGGAGAGTGGTGTTGCAGAACAGGCAAGCGTTGTGACGGATGCGGAAACCGTGCTCGCAGCCGGGACGCCGGAAGGAAGGGGAGTCGCGCTGATTGCGGGAACGGGTTCACTGGCGTTTGGGACAAACGCAGCAGGTCAGGTCGCCCGCGCGGGAGGCTGGGGGTATCTGCTGGGTGATGAAGGCAGCGGGTATCAGATCACGCTGGCGGCGCTAAGGGGGATTGCTCGCGCCGTCGATGGGCGTGGACCGGACACGCGTCTTCAACCTGCTTTTCTAGAAGCTCTGGATCTGAATGATCCGCGGGCATTGATTGGGTGGCTGTACCATACGGAACGGGAAAGAAGTGAAATTGCGGGTTTGTCTCATCTGGTGTTTGAGGCAGCGGAACAAGGTGATGCGCTGGCCCGTACAATTCTACAGCAGGCGATTTTCGAACTGAGGGACCTGGTCCAGTCTGTCGTTTCCCAGTTGTCTTTTTCCAGCAGCGACTATGCACTGGCGTTGACGGGGGGCGTCCTGCTGCATCAGCGGGACTTTCGCGTTTCGCTGCTGGAGCGTTTACGGGAGCAGGAGTTGCAGCCGACGACGATTGAGTGTGTGGATGATGCGAGTCTGGGAGCGGTTCGGCTGGCGATCAAGGGTTTGCAGGCCGAGTGA
- the murQ gene encoding N-acetylmuramic acid 6-phosphate etherase, which yields MLEHLTTEQRNPASDQIDSMNSLEIVQLMNSEDAKIATAVEKEATTIAAAIDLITAAFLQGGRLIYMGAGTSGRLGVLDASECPPTFNSPPELVVGLIAGGEAALTNAIEGAEDLGESAIADLQGLNFGKIDVLVGIATSGRTPYVISGLNYAREQGAQTIALTCNQKNLLSEVAALTICPVVGPEVVTGSTRLKAGTATKMVLNMLTTGAMVRVGKTYGNLMVDLRATNQKLVDRSIRILMAFTDLSREEAAAVLRKCDGKLKTAIVHVKRNVTPEAAGELLSQAEEHLRRVLEERT from the coding sequence ATGTTAGAGCATTTGACGACAGAGCAGCGTAATCCTGCATCAGATCAGATTGATTCAATGAACAGTCTGGAAATTGTACAGCTGATGAATTCGGAAGATGCGAAGATCGCGACAGCTGTGGAGAAGGAAGCAACGACGATTGCTGCTGCCATCGATCTGATTACTGCAGCGTTTCTGCAGGGAGGTCGTCTGATTTACATGGGAGCGGGGACCTCGGGGCGACTGGGAGTGCTGGATGCCAGCGAGTGTCCTCCCACATTTAACAGCCCGCCTGAACTGGTGGTCGGCTTGATTGCCGGGGGAGAAGCAGCGCTGACGAATGCGATTGAAGGGGCAGAGGATCTGGGTGAATCAGCCATCGCGGATCTGCAGGGATTGAATTTCGGTAAAATTGATGTGCTGGTCGGAATTGCGACCAGTGGACGTACGCCGTATGTCATCTCTGGGTTGAACTACGCGCGAGAGCAGGGTGCGCAGACGATTGCTTTGACGTGCAATCAGAAGAATCTGCTGTCTGAAGTGGCGGCGTTGACCATCTGCCCGGTGGTGGGCCCCGAAGTGGTGACCGGTTCCACCCGTTTGAAAGCGGGGACAGCGACCAAGATGGTATTGAATATGTTGACGACCGGGGCGATGGTTCGCGTGGGGAAAACGTATGGCAATCTGATGGTGGATTTGCGGGCGACGAATCAGAAACTGGTCGATCGTTCGATTCGGATTCTGATGGCGTTTACCGATCTATCCCGTGAAGAAGCTGCTGCAGTGCTTCGTAAATGTGATGGAAAATTGAAAACGGCCATCGTACATGTCAAACGGAATGTTACTCCCGAGGCGGCGGGTGAACTGTTAAGCCAGGCCGAGGAACATCTGCGACGGGTTCTGGAAGAGCGAACGTGA
- a CDS encoding sodium:solute symporter produces the protein MNIAIGTSDMIILVLYLLGVVLFGSWIGGRQKNLSDYLLGGKTLPWWAILGSIVATETSTVTFLSVPGIAFEPGGNLQFLQLPLGYIVGRFLVIMFLLPLYFRGEIYSAYEVFKKRFGGTTERVSSLTFIVMRTLADGLRLYLTALVLEKVVGIPLPLCVVVIGIGTIVYTCLGGMKSVVWNDCLQFVIYIAGAVFAFAVIINSLPEGWNSYQQYAATNHKFIMFDFDWNLAKSYTFWAGLVGGMFLSMATHGADQLMIQRYLGAKNQKDAARALGFSGFLVFAQFALFLLLGVALAAFYASFPPATPFEKPDEVFASFIIDHLPVGVKGLTLASVFAAAMSTLSSSLSSTTSALVNDFYLPLTSTHKQQSELVRLSRVFTVLFGCAQIAVGIASQSISSSVVGSVLAIAGISTGLILGIFFLATFSRQASQASALLGFVFGLTVVLYVAFAMKQEIAWPWYTLIGATTVFVAGILSSYFLPQAQTLAEE, from the coding sequence GTGAATATCGCCATCGGAACCTCAGATATGATCATCCTGGTCCTGTACCTGCTGGGCGTGGTCCTGTTCGGTTCCTGGATTGGTGGTCGTCAGAAAAACCTGTCCGATTACCTGCTCGGTGGAAAAACGCTCCCCTGGTGGGCCATCCTGGGTTCGATCGTCGCCACCGAAACCAGTACCGTCACCTTTCTCAGTGTGCCGGGAATCGCTTTTGAACCAGGTGGTAATCTGCAGTTTCTGCAACTCCCGCTCGGCTATATTGTGGGCCGCTTCCTCGTCATCATGTTTCTACTCCCCTTGTACTTTCGAGGTGAAATCTATTCCGCTTATGAAGTTTTCAAAAAGCGATTTGGGGGCACAACAGAGCGGGTCTCTTCCCTGACTTTTATTGTCATGCGGACACTCGCCGACGGACTCAGGCTCTACCTGACCGCGCTCGTGCTGGAAAAAGTGGTCGGTATCCCACTCCCCCTGTGTGTGGTGGTCATTGGAATTGGCACCATTGTCTACACCTGCCTGGGTGGAATGAAATCCGTTGTCTGGAATGACTGCCTGCAGTTCGTCATCTATATTGCTGGCGCTGTCTTTGCCTTCGCAGTCATTATTAACTCACTGCCAGAGGGCTGGAACAGTTATCAGCAGTACGCTGCCACCAACCACAAATTCATCATGTTTGATTTCGATTGGAACCTCGCGAAGAGTTACACCTTCTGGGCCGGCCTGGTGGGAGGCATGTTCCTCTCCATGGCAACGCACGGAGCCGACCAGCTTATGATTCAACGGTACCTCGGTGCGAAAAACCAGAAAGACGCCGCCAGAGCACTGGGTTTCAGCGGCTTTCTCGTCTTTGCACAATTCGCATTGTTTCTGCTGCTGGGCGTTGCACTCGCCGCGTTCTACGCATCCTTCCCTCCCGCAACTCCTTTCGAGAAACCGGACGAAGTCTTCGCGTCTTTCATTATCGACCACCTGCCTGTGGGAGTCAAAGGGCTGACCCTGGCCTCGGTCTTCGCTGCTGCCATGTCGACGCTCTCCAGTTCACTCAGTTCCACCACCAGCGCCCTCGTCAATGATTTTTATCTGCCCCTGACCTCAACCCACAAACAGCAGTCCGAACTGGTCAGACTCAGCCGTGTTTTCACAGTCTTGTTTGGCTGTGCGCAAATCGCGGTGGGCATTGCCAGTCAGTCTATTTCCAGCAGTGTGGTCGGCAGCGTCCTGGCGATTGCCGGAATTTCCACCGGACTGATCCTGGGCATCTTCTTCCTGGCGACCTTCAGCAGGCAGGCATCACAGGCATCCGCCCTGCTCGGCTTCGTTTTCGGACTCACGGTCGTACTCTACGTGGCCTTCGCCATGAAACAGGAAATCGCCTGGCCCTGGTACACTTTAATCGGCGCCACAACGGTCTTTGTTGCAGGCATTCTCAGCAGCTATTTTCTACCCCAGGCACAGACTCTGGCTGAAGAGTAA
- a CDS encoding YCF48-related protein — MLFQTRKNEKLPVHCLLWGLLFLLGCCLNLPSLSADTRSPSAGSPLLDDANLHAVQFLGKNTGWAVGDRGVIRKTEDGGRTWQFVASPVACPLKSICFLTNQIGWIAGGGTAEYGHLNQGVLLFTKDGGQTWQELVQQRLPRLHYVRFFGMNEGVVIGDSSVQHATGVFKTTDGGQTWQDVTGYESAGFRSAAFFDVNTGLVAGSQGRMTLVGGGTVLPPRFPPQGLRGLQDVQVPMTGAGWMVGDGALLRKTENRGIVWEMPETALPDQLKDFTDFKTVEVRGERIWVAGDPGSVVWHSDDRGRTWRQQWTNQSAPLASIDFVDDQHGYAVGALGTILATDDGGRTWRSNHADPRRVAFMCVHAQPQQVSFDLLSKYAGDQGYRSLVVLPIRRDLGSEGQKNSDLDLRLNEAVTSVGGAVGSMDWRFPVQIPELEQNADRLIEEWNRHTEGRLASVTLSRFVAQLRTWRPEVLILDQPVGKDAASTLMKDAMLQAVRYAADPTRYIEHREQAGLGPWKVKKVYLRLPEGSSGNVSVEADEYLPRLGTTASTVSATGKQILGKELSSNAARSVYRLVDVDQGEQSAVTGGSLFAGIGLAPGSDARRMLNEINADDEERNRKLAERQRNIRAMAAKLIDDPLFSAQLMSHLKTITRGLSRRQAALQLEQLAQQYVTSYDLVKAEATYQELVEQFPQEPEAVRGMLWLFQLWSSEEIAWQRNRGVPVERTRSTSNPTQAASPVRNAFQFSEQLPSPSLETVRQVGQINTGAPENWSTQTAENWKKQALSAVRWFQKYAPAFFETPEVQIPLASLYRLIGSHGKADDIFHNFHKPEANESWRNIAKAENWLLHPADTPPRPVYLCRFTKTRPVLDGLLSDECWQAAEELTLSEKPVAGMENQAGAGVDPLDRAFVLLSYDNENLYIAASIPIKAGLDYPAAPDTGRRYDADLKLQDRLSLAFDIDRDYTTFYQMEIDHRGWTSDRCWIDRSWNPRWYVAREKDQQSWRTEIAIPLSELAPSTRLKRSTWGLSVVRILPAMGLEGWNHPLTVEPRPDTFGLIRFE, encoded by the coding sequence ATGCTGTTTCAAACCCGAAAGAACGAAAAACTCCCCGTGCACTGTCTGCTGTGGGGATTGCTCTTCCTGTTGGGCTGCTGTTTGAATCTGCCGTCCCTGTCTGCTGACACACGATCCCCGTCTGCAGGTTCGCCTCTGCTGGACGATGCCAACCTGCATGCCGTCCAGTTTCTGGGTAAGAATACCGGCTGGGCCGTGGGTGACCGGGGGGTAATTCGCAAAACGGAGGATGGGGGCCGTACCTGGCAGTTTGTGGCGAGTCCCGTCGCTTGCCCTTTGAAGAGCATCTGTTTTCTGACGAACCAGATTGGCTGGATTGCGGGCGGAGGCACCGCTGAGTACGGGCATCTGAATCAGGGCGTGCTGCTGTTCACAAAAGATGGAGGTCAGACGTGGCAGGAACTGGTACAGCAACGCCTACCCCGACTGCATTACGTGCGTTTTTTCGGGATGAATGAAGGCGTGGTGATTGGCGACAGTTCGGTGCAGCATGCGACGGGCGTTTTTAAAACCACAGATGGCGGACAGACCTGGCAGGATGTGACCGGATACGAATCAGCCGGCTTTCGCAGTGCCGCGTTTTTTGATGTTAATACAGGACTTGTGGCCGGTTCCCAGGGACGAATGACGCTCGTTGGTGGCGGAACCGTTTTGCCTCCACGATTTCCGCCACAGGGATTACGCGGCCTGCAGGATGTCCAGGTTCCCATGACAGGAGCCGGCTGGATGGTCGGCGATGGAGCGCTGTTGAGAAAAACAGAGAACCGGGGGATTGTGTGGGAGATGCCGGAAACGGCGCTGCCCGATCAACTGAAAGATTTTACGGATTTCAAAACGGTCGAAGTGCGCGGCGAACGGATCTGGGTCGCCGGTGATCCGGGTTCGGTGGTCTGGCATTCGGATGATCGTGGCAGAACGTGGCGGCAGCAGTGGACCAATCAGAGTGCGCCGCTGGCTTCGATTGATTTTGTGGATGATCAGCATGGTTATGCTGTGGGTGCGCTGGGAACGATTCTTGCGACAGACGATGGCGGGCGGACTTGGCGTTCGAATCATGCGGATCCCCGTCGTGTGGCGTTCATGTGTGTGCATGCACAACCGCAACAGGTTTCGTTTGATCTGTTGAGTAAATATGCCGGCGATCAAGGGTATCGCAGTCTGGTGGTGTTGCCGATCCGTCGCGATCTAGGTTCGGAGGGACAAAAGAATTCAGATCTGGATTTGCGACTGAATGAAGCAGTAACCAGTGTGGGGGGCGCTGTGGGAAGTATGGATTGGCGTTTTCCGGTACAGATTCCCGAACTGGAACAGAACGCGGATCGCCTGATTGAGGAATGGAATCGACATACAGAAGGGCGGCTGGCATCGGTCACGTTGAGTCGCTTCGTCGCACAACTACGAACGTGGCGACCGGAAGTATTGATTCTGGATCAGCCGGTGGGAAAGGATGCGGCTTCGACTTTGATGAAAGATGCAATGCTGCAGGCCGTGCGATATGCCGCCGATCCGACGCGTTACATTGAGCATCGCGAACAGGCGGGGCTGGGGCCGTGGAAGGTCAAGAAAGTTTATCTGCGACTGCCTGAGGGGAGTTCGGGGAATGTGTCTGTGGAGGCGGACGAATATCTGCCACGACTGGGAACGACGGCTTCAACAGTGTCGGCGACCGGGAAACAGATTCTCGGAAAAGAACTGAGTTCTAATGCCGCCCGCAGTGTCTATCGTCTGGTTGACGTTGATCAGGGTGAGCAGTCTGCGGTGACCGGGGGTAGCCTGTTTGCCGGCATTGGTCTGGCGCCGGGTTCGGATGCCCGCCGGATGCTGAATGAAATCAATGCCGACGATGAAGAACGCAATCGTAAGCTGGCAGAGCGTCAGCGGAATATCAGAGCGATGGCGGCGAAGCTGATTGATGACCCGCTGTTTTCTGCACAGCTGATGTCACATTTGAAAACGATTACCCGGGGGCTCTCCCGTCGACAGGCGGCGTTGCAGTTGGAGCAACTGGCACAACAATATGTGACCAGTTATGATCTGGTGAAAGCAGAGGCTACCTACCAGGAACTTGTGGAACAGTTTCCGCAAGAACCGGAAGCAGTGCGGGGAATGCTGTGGCTGTTCCAGCTCTGGTCAAGTGAAGAAATCGCGTGGCAGCGCAATCGCGGTGTGCCTGTGGAGCGGACGCGATCGACGAGCAACCCCACGCAGGCAGCAAGTCCGGTAAGGAATGCGTTTCAGTTTTCAGAGCAACTGCCTTCTCCGTCGCTGGAGACAGTGAGACAGGTGGGGCAGATTAATACCGGGGCTCCCGAGAACTGGAGTACGCAGACTGCGGAGAACTGGAAGAAGCAGGCGCTGTCTGCCGTCCGCTGGTTCCAGAAGTATGCACCGGCGTTTTTTGAAACACCCGAAGTACAGATTCCGCTGGCATCGTTGTATCGGCTGATTGGTTCGCATGGTAAAGCGGATGATATTTTTCATAACTTTCACAAGCCGGAAGCGAATGAATCGTGGAGGAACATAGCCAAAGCGGAGAACTGGTTGCTGCATCCGGCGGATACGCCGCCACGACCTGTGTATTTGTGTCGCTTTACGAAAACGCGACCTGTCCTGGATGGTCTGTTGTCTGATGAATGCTGGCAAGCCGCTGAGGAATTGACGCTGTCAGAAAAGCCAGTCGCCGGGATGGAGAATCAAGCGGGGGCCGGCGTCGATCCATTGGACCGGGCTTTTGTGCTGTTGTCCTACGACAATGAAAACCTTTACATCGCGGCCAGTATTCCGATCAAGGCGGGTCTGGATTATCCGGCGGCGCCGGATACCGGGCGCAGGTATGATGCCGATCTGAAGCTGCAGGATCGACTGTCTCTGGCGTTTGATATCGACCGGGATTACACCACGTTTTACCAGATGGAAATCGATCATCGGGGCTGGACCAGTGACCGCTGCTGGATTGACCGAAGCTGGAATCCGCGATGGTATGTGGCCCGGGAAAAGGATCAGCAGAGCTGGCGGACGGAGATTGCGATTCCCCTGTCTGAGCTGGCACCTTCGACTCGTTTGAAACGCAGTACGTGGGGGCTTTCGGTCGTGCGGATTCTGCCTGCGATGGGACTGGAGGGCTGGAATCATCCACTGACGGTCGAACCACGGCCCGATACGTTTGGTCTGATCCGTTTTGAGTAG